A single genomic interval of Fibrobacter sp. UWB13 harbors:
- the carA gene encoding glutamine-hydrolyzing carbamoyl-phosphate synthase small subunit, translating to MNEKFQWKAKRERKAFIALADGAVFHGYAFGEKKDTVGEAVFNTGMAGYKQILTDPSYAGQFVVFTTAEVGAYATNFEKSESRQVFLNGIVVNSLDWVSKELNEESLHDYMLAQKKAGIAGVDTRALTLHLRTHGAQKAYLHVEDTEMTEAEAIAKAKAWEGLDGQDYASKVSDPNGYEFNNEGKYHIVALDFGIKTNILRNLAAQDLRITVMPIGMSYEKIMEQKPDGVFLSNGPADPNSLPQVYNMVKQLLGKIPLMGICLGNQLLGLALGAKVSKLKFGHHGCNHPVKNLLTGAVEITSQNHNYAIDETSLPADVEVTHINLNDNTVEGIRHKKFPAFSVQYHPESAPGPNDSMYLFEEFKKMIEDFKGGKNA from the coding sequence ATGAACGAAAAATTTCAATGGAAAGCAAAGCGCGAGCGCAAGGCTTTTATAGCCTTGGCTGACGGAGCCGTATTCCACGGTTACGCCTTTGGCGAAAAGAAAGACACCGTCGGCGAAGCCGTGTTCAACACAGGTATGGCTGGCTACAAGCAGATTTTGACCGACCCGTCTTACGCTGGTCAGTTCGTGGTTTTCACCACGGCCGAAGTTGGCGCTTACGCTACGAACTTTGAAAAGTCCGAATCCCGTCAGGTTTTCTTGAATGGCATTGTCGTGAACTCCCTCGACTGGGTTTCCAAGGAACTGAACGAAGAATCGCTTCATGATTACATGCTCGCCCAGAAGAAGGCTGGCATTGCAGGCGTTGATACTCGCGCCCTCACGCTCCACCTCCGCACGCACGGCGCCCAGAAAGCTTACCTCCACGTCGAAGACACGGAGATGACCGAAGCCGAAGCAATCGCAAAGGCAAAGGCTTGGGAAGGCCTCGATGGTCAGGACTACGCGAGCAAGGTGAGTGACCCGAACGGCTACGAATTCAATAACGAAGGCAAGTACCACATTGTCGCTCTCGATTTCGGTATCAAGACGAACATCTTGAGAAACCTCGCCGCTCAGGACCTGCGCATCACGGTCATGCCGATTGGCATGAGCTACGAAAAGATCATGGAACAGAAGCCGGATGGCGTGTTCCTCTCCAACGGCCCTGCCGACCCGAACAGCCTCCCGCAGGTTTACAACATGGTCAAGCAGCTCCTCGGCAAGATCCCTCTCATGGGTATTTGCCTTGGTAACCAGCTCCTCGGCCTTGCTCTCGGTGCTAAGGTTTCCAAGCTTAAGTTCGGCCACCACGGCTGCAACCATCCGGTCAAGAACCTCTTGACGGGCGCTGTCGAAATCACGTCACAGAACCACAACTACGCCATTGACGAAACGTCTCTCCCCGCCGATGTCGAAGTCACGCACATCAACCTGAACGACAATACGGTCGAAGGCATCCGCCACAAAAAGTTCCCGGCATTCAGCGTGCAGTACCATCCGGAATCTGCCCCGGGTCCGAACGATTCCATGTACTTGTTCGAAGAATTTAAGAAGATGATTGAAGATTTCAAGGGAGGCAAGAATGCCTAA
- the carB gene encoding carbamoyl-phosphate synthase large subunit, with translation MPKRTDIKKIMLIGSGPIVIGQGCEFDYSGVQACKVLRREGYEVVLVNSNPATIMTDPEMADRTYIEPLSVDILHEIIRRERPDALLPTLGGQTALNLAMELNERGILDRYQVELIGAKAESIQRAEDRHLFKEAMLKIGLDLPRSGSAHSMSEATAIAHTIGSWPLIIRPGFTLGGTGGGIAHNEEEFETIVNRGLDASLNNEVLIEESLLGWKEFEMEVMRDKKGNAVIVCSIENLDPMGVHTGDSITVAPIQSLDDRAYQAMRDDSLKVMEAIGVETGGSNVQWAIEPKTGRRIIIEMNPRVSRSSALASKATGFPIAKIAALLAVGYTLDELRNDITQSTPSCFEPALDYVVVKVPRFTFEKFPKADSTLGTQMKSVGEAMAIGTNFKQAMQKALRSLETGFGGFGACAKCEKFKEYDDETLAKEVARPSAERIFVVYEAFRRGWDIEKLYEVTKIDRYFLRHLEELACFEDEITAAGSIENLAKDKALFRQAKEFGFSDIQIGYLFHKTPEEVMGVRKQIGLVPSYYSVDTCAGEFEAITPYYYSCYADNTEPVREIPGHQSKKRIMVLGGGPNRIGQGIEFDYCCCHAAFTLRKHGFEVIMVNSNPETVSTDYDTSDKLYFEPLTLEDVMGIYEREKCAGVIVQFGGQTPLNLAMRLKKAGANVIGTSPEDIDLAEDRDFFKQLVTKIGIKQAESGIAHNVEEALAIVDKIGYPVLVRPSFVLGGRGMVIVYKEKYLRKFVEEAAAIGEGKPILIDRFLEDATELDVDCISDGKHTVIGAIMEHVEPAGIHSGDSASVIPPMTLSKEIQDKVREFAKEFAKELHVVGLMNMQLAVKDGELYMIEVNPRASRTVPFVSKSIGVPLASYATRCMTGETLEQIGFTEEVRVPYVSVKEAVFPFVKFPGVDITLSPEMKSTGEVMSLDRDRGLAYLKSQLASGNKVPSQGNIFVSLKDEDKQKAVPLIKRLVDMGYQIYATRGTSTMLYNEGIKTRAVFRISRGRPNLLDLIHDKEVQWIVNTTETGAEAMVDEIQMRSKAVVSGIPITTTIAALTSTVEGLMDKHDFGRFEVCSLQEYHRHVKK, from the coding sequence ATGCCTAAGCGTACCGACATCAAGAAGATTATGCTCATCGGTTCTGGCCCGATTGTGATTGGCCAGGGCTGCGAATTCGACTACTCCGGCGTGCAGGCTTGCAAGGTGCTCCGTCGTGAAGGTTACGAAGTGGTGCTCGTGAACTCCAACCCGGCAACCATCATGACCGACCCGGAAATGGCTGACCGCACCTACATCGAACCGCTGAGCGTCGATATTCTCCACGAAATCATCCGTCGCGAACGCCCCGATGCATTGCTCCCGACTCTCGGTGGCCAGACCGCCTTGAACCTCGCCATGGAACTCAACGAACGCGGCATTCTCGACCGCTACCAGGTGGAACTCATCGGTGCTAAAGCCGAATCCATCCAGCGCGCCGAAGACCGTCACTTGTTCAAGGAAGCCATGCTCAAGATCGGGCTGGACCTCCCCCGCTCCGGTTCCGCACACTCCATGAGCGAAGCAACCGCTATCGCCCACACCATCGGAAGCTGGCCCTTGATCATCCGTCCGGGCTTTACGCTTGGTGGTACTGGTGGCGGTATCGCCCACAACGAAGAAGAATTCGAAACCATCGTGAACCGCGGTCTTGACGCCTCGCTCAACAACGAAGTGCTTATCGAAGAATCGCTCCTCGGCTGGAAAGAATTCGAAATGGAAGTCATGCGCGATAAGAAGGGCAATGCCGTTATCGTCTGCTCCATTGAAAACCTCGACCCGATGGGCGTTCATACGGGTGACTCCATCACGGTCGCTCCGATCCAGAGCCTTGATGACCGCGCTTACCAGGCCATGCGTGACGACTCCCTGAAGGTCATGGAAGCTATCGGCGTGGAAACCGGTGGATCTAACGTGCAGTGGGCTATCGAACCGAAGACCGGCCGTCGCATCATCATCGAAATGAACCCGCGTGTGTCCCGTTCTTCTGCTCTTGCATCCAAGGCAACGGGCTTCCCCATCGCAAAGATTGCAGCACTTCTCGCTGTGGGTTACACGCTTGACGAACTCCGCAACGACATCACGCAATCTACTCCGAGCTGCTTTGAACCGGCTCTCGACTACGTTGTCGTGAAGGTTCCGCGTTTCACATTCGAAAAGTTCCCGAAGGCAGATTCCACACTCGGCACCCAGATGAAGTCTGTGGGCGAAGCCATGGCAATCGGTACGAACTTCAAGCAGGCTATGCAGAAGGCTCTCCGCTCTCTCGAAACGGGATTCGGCGGATTCGGGGCCTGCGCCAAGTGCGAAAAGTTCAAGGAATATGACGACGAAACACTCGCCAAGGAAGTCGCACGCCCGAGTGCAGAACGCATCTTCGTAGTCTACGAAGCATTCCGCCGCGGTTGGGACATCGAAAAACTTTACGAAGTCACCAAGATTGACCGCTACTTCCTCCGTCACCTCGAAGAACTCGCCTGCTTCGAAGACGAAATCACGGCTGCAGGTTCTATCGAAAACCTCGCCAAGGATAAGGCACTCTTCCGCCAAGCCAAGGAATTCGGCTTCAGCGATATCCAGATCGGTTACCTCTTCCACAAGACTCCGGAAGAAGTCATGGGTGTGCGTAAGCAGATCGGTCTCGTCCCGAGCTACTACTCCGTCGATACTTGCGCCGGCGAATTCGAAGCCATCACGCCGTATTACTACAGCTGCTACGCCGACAATACCGAACCTGTCCGCGAAATTCCGGGTCACCAAAGCAAGAAGCGTATCATGGTGCTCGGCGGCGGTCCGAACAGAATCGGTCAAGGTATTGAATTTGACTACTGCTGCTGCCACGCTGCATTTACGCTCCGCAAGCACGGCTTTGAAGTCATCATGGTGAACTCCAACCCCGAAACGGTTTCTACCGACTACGATACTTCGGACAAGCTCTACTTTGAACCGCTTACGCTCGAAGACGTGATGGGCATTTACGAACGCGAAAAGTGCGCGGGCGTGATTGTTCAGTTCGGTGGTCAGACTCCGCTGAACCTTGCTATGCGTCTCAAGAAGGCTGGTGCAAATGTCATCGGTACAAGCCCCGAAGACATCGACCTCGCCGAAGACCGCGACTTCTTCAAGCAGCTCGTCACCAAGATTGGCATCAAGCAGGCTGAAAGCGGCATTGCACACAACGTCGAAGAAGCCCTCGCCATTGTCGATAAGATCGGCTACCCGGTTCTCGTGCGCCCGAGCTTCGTTCTCGGTGGCCGCGGCATGGTGATTGTTTACAAGGAAAAGTACCTTCGCAAGTTCGTGGAAGAAGCTGCCGCCATTGGCGAAGGCAAGCCGATTCTCATCGACCGCTTCCTCGAAGACGCAACCGAACTCGATGTGGACTGCATCAGCGATGGCAAGCACACCGTTATCGGCGCTATCATGGAACACGTGGAACCCGCAGGCATCCACTCTGGTGACTCCGCCAGCGTTATCCCGCCGATGACTCTCTCCAAGGAAATTCAGGACAAGGTCCGTGAATTCGCCAAGGAATTTGCAAAGGAACTCCACGTTGTCGGTCTCATGAACATGCAGCTCGCCGTCAAGGATGGCGAACTCTATATGATCGAAGTGAACCCGCGTGCATCACGTACGGTGCCGTTCGTTTCCAAGTCCATCGGCGTGCCGCTCGCAAGCTATGCAACACGCTGCATGACCGGCGAAACGCTCGAACAGATTGGCTTTACCGAAGAAGTCCGCGTACCTTACGTGAGCGTCAAGGAAGCTGTCTTCCCGTTCGTCAAGTTCCCGGGCGTCGACATCACGCTTTCTCCGGAAATGAAATCCACTGGTGAAGTCATGAGCCTCGATCGCGACCGCGGCCTTGCCTACCTCAAGAGCCAGCTGGCATCGGGCAACAAGGTCCCGAGCCAGGGCAACATTTTCGTCTCGCTCAAGGACGAAGACAAGCAGAAGGCAGTTCCGCTCATCAAGCGCCTCGTGGACATGGGCTACCAGATTTACGCCACCCGCGGCACCTCTACGATGCTCTACAACGAAGGCATCAAGACCCGCGCCGTGTTCCGCATCTCCCGTGGCCGCCCGAACCTGCTCGACCTTATCCACGATAAGGAAGTGCAGTGGATCGTGAACACCACCGAAACTGGCGCAGAAGCCATGGTCGACGAAATCCAGATGCGCTCCAAGGCCGTTGTCTCGGGCATTCCTATCACGACGACCATCGCCGCCCTCACCTCTACCGTTGAAGGTCTCATGGACAAGCATGACTTCGGAAGATTCGAAGTGTGCAGCCTCCAAGAGTATCATAGGCATGTGAAGAAGTGA
- a CDS encoding glycoside hydrolase family 30 beta sandwich domain-containing protein: MTVSIKGFSLFAGSIAFLSTLACAATINVDMGKEYQRISGFGAASAWAGSITDKNAAFLWDSTSGAGLTLHRIRIAPDGSTSETSIAKKASEYGVKVWAAPWTSKYTVNYDGNKKHLDFNHAQDWANTILKFTQDMRKAGVNLYAISSQNEPDGTGDNHYEPDELARWVGDYLGPTLDTTGIKIIGTEAINWYGFPNYKKAFFNNPAALKYTDIFGTHEYGGDPAAYPEIHEAGKEFWETEVYDLGSNKEDVGMGSALRVANMIHDALTISNMNAWHFWWIYSCSEPSCGNGALWPQGQGNPDNVEPTKRLWVMGNYSRFARPGSWRIDATKNPERDVKVTAYRDSLKTKIAVVILNSKNEEFKADFDFGSTKIGSFKPYVTDDNNNLKEGNEVKVDGTKCSYSVPARSATTVEFILWQEPKVEPPKDSTDAIAFRIRSVQKNQSSYKVFSPIGTFIGEFQAEHIGELRNAMTSAGLSRGVYMVKLGNAKTQRVVLK; encoded by the coding sequence ATGACGGTTTCAATTAAGGGATTTTCTCTTTTTGCAGGTTCCATCGCATTTTTGAGCACTCTTGCCTGTGCTGCAACGATAAACGTTGACATGGGCAAGGAATACCAGCGCATCAGCGGCTTTGGTGCAGCATCGGCATGGGCGGGTTCCATTACCGACAAAAACGCAGCCTTCCTTTGGGACTCCACTAGCGGCGCGGGGCTTACGCTGCATCGCATCCGCATTGCTCCGGACGGCTCCACCTCCGAAACAAGTATCGCAAAAAAGGCGAGTGAATACGGCGTCAAAGTCTGGGCCGCTCCATGGACATCCAAATACACCGTAAATTACGATGGCAACAAAAAGCATCTGGATTTCAATCATGCTCAAGACTGGGCAAACACCATCTTAAAGTTTACGCAAGACATGCGTAAAGCTGGAGTCAACCTGTACGCGATTTCGTCGCAAAATGAGCCTGACGGCACCGGCGATAACCACTACGAACCCGATGAATTGGCTCGTTGGGTAGGCGACTATCTTGGTCCCACCCTCGATACCACGGGCATCAAAATCATAGGCACCGAAGCCATCAACTGGTACGGATTCCCCAATTACAAAAAAGCATTCTTCAACAATCCTGCCGCCTTAAAATACACGGACATTTTTGGAACGCACGAATACGGTGGAGACCCAGCCGCTTACCCCGAAATCCATGAAGCAGGCAAAGAATTCTGGGAAACAGAAGTCTACGATCTCGGAAGCAACAAGGAAGACGTTGGCATGGGAAGCGCTCTCCGCGTTGCAAACATGATCCACGACGCCCTTACGATTTCGAATATGAACGCCTGGCATTTCTGGTGGATTTATTCATGCAGCGAACCCAGCTGCGGTAACGGAGCGCTTTGGCCACAAGGACAAGGCAACCCCGATAACGTGGAGCCCACCAAACGACTCTGGGTCATGGGAAACTATAGCCGCTTCGCACGCCCCGGCTCCTGGAGAATCGATGCTACCAAGAATCCCGAAAGAGATGTAAAGGTCACCGCCTACCGCGACTCCCTCAAGACGAAAATCGCAGTCGTCATTCTCAATTCCAAGAATGAGGAATTCAAGGCGGACTTTGACTTCGGAAGCACAAAGATTGGAAGCTTTAAGCCCTATGTCACCGACGACAATAACAACCTCAAGGAAGGGAACGAAGTCAAGGTTGACGGTACAAAGTGCAGCTACAGCGTCCCGGCCCGCAGCGCAACGACAGTCGAATTCATTCTATGGCAAGAGCCAAAGGTGGAACCGCCCAAAGATTCAACAGACGCCATAGCCTTCAGGATACGTTCTGTACAAAAAAATCAAAGCTCATATAAAGTATTTAGCCCGATTGGTACGTTTATCGGCGAATTCCAAGCGGAACACATCGGCGAACTTCGCAACGCCATGACAAGCGCAGGCTTAAGCCGCGGCGTGTACATGGTCAAACTCGGCAATGCGAAGACGCAACGAGTGGTGTTGAAATAA
- a CDS encoding BspA family leucine-rich repeat surface protein, with translation MLKPANKEELKKIIENRIQTEGPECNLNDIDVSGITDMSELFKGCEFNGDISKWNVSNVTDMSRMFRENNFKGDISQWNVSNVTDMGGMFLDSQFNGDISKWNVSNVTDMTGMFSGSQFNGDISKWNVSNVTKMSGIFFGSPFNGDISKWNVSNVTDMSCMFWDCKFDGDISRWNVSNVTDMSSMFSQSAFNGDISRWNVSKVTKMSCMFWNSYFNGDLSRWNVSKAIGMSGMFLGTPFNGDISKWDVSNVTDMSGMFEGSAFNSDISKWNVSNVTDMSEMFFRSDFNGDIISNWKIRLDCDTSNMFG, from the coding sequence ATGCTCAAACCCGCAAATAAGGAAGAACTGAAGAAAATCATCGAGAACCGCATTCAGACCGAGGGGCCCGAGTGCAACTTGAACGACATTGATGTTTCGGGCATCACCGACATGAGCGAGTTGTTCAAAGGATGCGAATTCAATGGTGACATCAGCAAGTGGAACGTGTCCAATGTGACCGATATGAGTAGGATGTTTCGTGAAAACAACTTCAAAGGCGACATCAGTCAGTGGAACGTTTCCAATGTGACCGATATGGGCGGAATGTTCCTTGACAGCCAATTCAACGGCGACATCAGCAAGTGGAATGTATCCAATGTGACCGACATGACCGGGATGTTCTCCGGCAGCCAGTTCAATGGTGATATCAGCAAGTGGAACGTGTCCAATGTGACTAAAATGAGCGGGATTTTCTTCGGTAGCCCGTTCAATGGCGATATCAGCAAGTGGAACGTGTCCAATGTGACCGATATGAGTTGTATGTTCTGGGATTGCAAATTCGACGGTGACATCAGTAGGTGGAATGTATCTAATGTGACCGACATGAGTAGTATGTTCTCCCAAAGCGCATTCAACGGCGACATAAGTAGGTGGAATGTGTCCAAAGTAACCAAAATGAGCTGCATGTTTTGGAATAGCTATTTCAATGGAGACTTAAGCAGGTGGAATGTGTCCAAAGCAATCGGAATGAGCGGGATGTTCCTCGGTACCCCGTTCAATGGTGATATCAGCAAGTGGGATGTGTCCAATGTGACCGATATGAGCGGAATGTTCGAAGGAAGTGCGTTCAATAGTGATATCAGCAAGTGGAATGTGTCCAATGTGACCGATATGAGCGAGATGTTTTTCCGTAGTGATTTCAATGGAGACATCATCAGCAATTGGAAAATACGCCTTGACTGCGACACCTCGAACATGTTCGGTTAA